From a region of the Prevotella melaninogenica genome:
- a CDS encoding pyruvate ferredoxin oxidoreductase, translating to MDYKYIEQLLERYWRCETSLQEEEILRMFFSQEDIPVALLPYRSLFVYEQNEKEMDVLGDDFDQRVLGLIQEDEPVKARVITMRHRLMPLFKAAAVVAIFLTLGNAMQVAFSDGDVHQVSPSTAAVDKPQEGPSVAKADSVVIDTLQHKIQSPVSTITK from the coding sequence ATGGATTATAAGTACATCGAACAATTACTGGAACGCTATTGGCGTTGCGAGACTTCTCTCCAAGAAGAGGAAATCTTGCGTATGTTCTTCTCACAGGAGGACATTCCAGTTGCGTTGCTGCCTTATCGTTCTCTGTTCGTTTATGAGCAGAATGAGAAGGAGATGGACGTCTTGGGCGATGACTTTGACCAGAGAGTCCTTGGACTAATACAGGAAGACGAGCCAGTAAAGGCACGTGTAATAACAATGCGCCACCGTCTTATGCCACTCTTCAAGGCAGCTGCTGTGGTAGCAATCTTCCTTACCTTAGGTAATGCAATGCAGGTTGCTTTCTCTGATGGTGATGTACATCAGGTAAGTCCAAGCACCGCAGCTGTTGACAAACCTCAGGAGGGTCCATCTGTTGCTAAAGCCGACTCGGTAGTAATCGACACCTTACAACACAAGATACAGTCACCTGTATCAACCATCACAAAGTAA
- a CDS encoding glycosyltransferase family 4 protein, translating to MRILIVNTSEKTGGAAVAANRLKDALNNSGVKAKMLVRDKLTDDITVVSLGHEWKNQWHLLWERFCVFWNLHFSRNHLFEIDIANSGADITKLREFKEADIIHLSWINQGMLSLNSIKKILCSGKPVVWTMHDLWPASSICHYAHGCYRYENGCGNCPLLPGRGSSNDLSSKVWKRKKAVYHHGNMWFVTCSQWLARQAKRSGLLRGISVRSIPNPIDTHIFEPQDKQKARQQLQLPEDKRLILFVSQRVTDQRKGMDYFIDAIDKMVVEHPEMKDNTGIAILGGHAEELEGKLALPVYPIGYVTDQQRIRDVYNAANVFVLPSLEDNLPNTIMEAMACGVPSIGFKVGGIPEMIDHCKNGYVAAERNADDLAKGIHWVLDESDYTALSEAAVGKVLRCYSQRSVAMQYLEVYNEALAYKNFRL from the coding sequence ATGCGAATACTGATTGTAAATACCAGTGAGAAAACAGGTGGTGCTGCAGTTGCAGCCAACCGACTCAAAGATGCTCTGAATAACAGCGGAGTCAAGGCAAAGATGTTGGTACGTGATAAACTGACGGACGACATCACTGTGGTTAGCCTTGGGCATGAATGGAAGAATCAGTGGCACCTGTTATGGGAGCGTTTCTGTGTTTTCTGGAACCTTCATTTCTCTCGAAACCATCTCTTTGAGATTGACATAGCCAACTCTGGAGCCGATATTACAAAGCTACGCGAGTTCAAGGAGGCTGATATTATTCATCTTTCTTGGATTAATCAGGGTATGCTCTCATTGAATAGTATCAAAAAAATCTTATGCTCTGGCAAGCCTGTTGTATGGACAATGCACGACCTATGGCCTGCATCCAGTATCTGTCATTATGCGCATGGTTGCTATCGTTACGAGAATGGTTGCGGAAACTGTCCGCTTCTCCCTGGTAGAGGTAGTTCGAATGATTTGTCTTCAAAGGTGTGGAAGCGTAAGAAAGCCGTCTATCATCATGGTAACATGTGGTTTGTTACTTGCAGCCAATGGCTCGCACGACAAGCAAAACGGAGTGGACTCTTACGTGGAATCAGCGTTAGAAGTATTCCAAATCCTATTGACACACACATCTTTGAGCCACAAGACAAACAAAAAGCTCGACAGCAATTACAGCTCCCAGAGGACAAGCGACTTATACTCTTCGTTTCTCAACGTGTCACGGACCAACGTAAGGGAATGGACTATTTCATTGATGCTATCGACAAAATGGTTGTCGAACATCCTGAGATGAAGGACAACACAGGCATAGCTATTCTTGGAGGACACGCTGAAGAACTTGAAGGAAAACTTGCTTTACCAGTTTATCCTATTGGTTATGTGACAGACCAACAACGAATCCGTGATGTCTATAATGCTGCTAATGTCTTCGTCCTACCATCGCTTGAAGACAACCTTCCAAATACGATTATGGAAGCAATGGCATGTGGTGTACCTTCGATAGGCTTTAAGGTTGGGGGAATACCTGAGATGATAGACCATTGTAAGAATGGCTATGTAGCGGCAGAACGTAATGCAGACGACCTTGCCAAGGGCATACACTGGGTACTTGATGAGTCCGACTACACAGCACTTTCAGAAGCAGCTGTGGGGAAAGTACTGCGTTGTTATTCACAACGTAGCGTCGCAATGCAATATCTTGAAGTATATAATGAGGCACTCGCCTATAAGAATTTCCGATTATGA
- a CDS encoding DJ-1 family glyoxalase III — protein sequence MAKVYEFLANGFEEVEALAPVDILRRGGVEVKMVSITGSNLVESSHGVVVKADLLFENITDFSDADLLMLPGGMPGSKNLNEHEGVRKALKEQFEKGKRVAAICAAPLVLASVGLLKGKKATIYPGMESYLGEDAEYTGALVQEDGNVTTGAGPAASFPYGYQLLSYFLPAEKVEEIKKGMIYDRLLNS from the coding sequence ATGGCTAAGGTATATGAGTTTCTCGCTAATGGCTTTGAAGAAGTTGAGGCTTTGGCACCTGTTGATATCCTACGACGTGGGGGCGTAGAGGTGAAGATGGTTAGTATTACAGGTAGTAATCTCGTTGAATCATCACATGGTGTAGTGGTTAAAGCCGACCTCCTTTTTGAGAATATAACCGACTTCTCGGATGCAGACTTACTGATGTTGCCTGGCGGTATGCCTGGTTCAAAGAACTTGAACGAGCACGAAGGCGTTCGTAAAGCCCTCAAAGAGCAGTTTGAGAAGGGTAAGCGCGTTGCTGCTATTTGTGCTGCTCCATTGGTATTGGCATCTGTTGGCTTGCTGAAAGGTAAGAAAGCAACGATTTATCCAGGTATGGAAAGCTACTTAGGTGAGGATGCTGAATACACAGGAGCACTTGTTCAGGAAGATGGAAACGTAACAACTGGCGCTGGTCCTGCTGCTTCTTTCCCATACGGATATCAGCTTCTAAGCTATTTCTTACCTGCTGAGAAGGTGGAAGAGATAAAGAAGGGTATGATTTACGACCGTCTTCTCAATTCTTAA
- a CDS encoding NAD kinase, whose amino-acid sequence MAEKKLSFAIFGNASKAFDSLQITEILDYLRAHEADVYIEQNFYNSLQKELKKSISIAGVFEGVNFDVDYVISLGGDGTFLKAASKVGPKQIPIIGVNMGRLGFLANVAPEEIKDVLNNVFEGKYEIEERAVIQLEADGKALENCPFALNDIAILKRDNAAMISIKASVNGEFLVTYLADGLVISTPTGSTAYSLSVGGPIIVPQSGILSMTPVAPHSLNIRPIVISDEAEIKLEVQSRSHNFLAAVDGRSEKLSEGVTLTIKKAPHKVRIVKVYGQRFFSTLREKLMWGADTRQF is encoded by the coding sequence ATGGCAGAAAAGAAACTTAGTTTTGCTATCTTCGGCAATGCTTCTAAAGCTTTTGACTCGCTTCAGATAACAGAAATCTTAGACTATCTGAGGGCGCATGAAGCTGATGTATATATTGAACAGAACTTTTATAATAGCCTACAAAAAGAACTTAAGAAGTCGATTTCTATAGCGGGTGTATTCGAGGGGGTAAACTTTGATGTTGATTATGTCATCTCCTTAGGTGGCGATGGTACCTTTCTCAAGGCAGCAAGTAAGGTTGGTCCCAAGCAAATACCTATCATTGGCGTGAATATGGGACGGTTAGGTTTCCTCGCAAATGTTGCTCCAGAAGAAATTAAAGACGTACTTAATAATGTCTTTGAAGGGAAATATGAGATCGAGGAGCGTGCTGTTATCCAACTTGAAGCAGACGGGAAAGCTCTCGAGAATTGTCCTTTTGCCTTGAACGATATTGCGATTTTGAAACGCGATAATGCTGCGATGATATCGATAAAGGCAAGTGTAAATGGCGAATTTTTGGTAACTTATTTGGCTGACGGACTCGTTATCAGTACACCGACAGGCTCAACAGCTTACTCATTGTCGGTTGGTGGTCCAATTATCGTACCTCAATCGGGTATTTTAAGCATGACTCCCGTTGCACCACATAGTCTGAATATTCGTCCAATCGTTATCAGTGATGAGGCTGAGATAAAGTTGGAAGTACAGAGCCGAAGCCACAACTTCCTCGCAGCTGTGGACGGAAGGTCAGAGAAACTCAGTGAGGGAGTAACGCTAACGATAAAGAAGGCACCACATAAGGTACGTATCGTGAAGGTCTATGGGCAGCGTTTCTTCTCAACACTACGTGAGAAGTTGATGTGGGGAGCTGATACACGCCAGTTTTAG
- a CDS encoding peptidoglycan DD-metalloendopeptidase family protein, with protein MTFKKIVRTFALTSLLTLTAHSANAQDLLARQAPIDRRAKALDTMVINRLREAEEIEEPSSELYNDWNNNYAHRGGNLPDVYKIDLRGFHMPTPSRVITSNFGRRWGRRHQGLDIKVYIGDTIRAAFSGKVRVVKYDGNGYGKYIVIRHNNGLETIYGHLSKQIVSPNQTVRAGQPIGLGGNTGRSTGSHLHFETRLAGVALNPALFFDFANQDVTGDYYVFHRNTVAQESERATAVRGTSSSLGYSRENIQGRGNQSYNSRQERSYNTDFSSRTPRNETSADNGKIFYHKVANGETLETIAKQHGISIDQLCRQNRIGRLTRVSEGQLLSITK; from the coding sequence ATGACTTTTAAGAAAATAGTTAGGACTTTTGCACTAACATCTCTCTTAACCTTGACAGCCCATTCAGCAAATGCCCAAGACTTGCTTGCCCGTCAAGCACCAATCGACCGCCGTGCTAAAGCATTAGACACAATGGTTATTAATCGTCTTCGCGAAGCTGAAGAAATTGAAGAGCCATCATCTGAGCTCTATAATGATTGGAATAACAATTATGCACACCGTGGAGGTAACCTCCCAGATGTATACAAAATTGATCTTCGTGGCTTCCATATGCCAACACCAAGCCGTGTGATTACAAGTAACTTCGGACGCCGTTGGGGTCGTCGTCACCAAGGATTGGACATCAAAGTGTATATTGGCGATACTATTCGTGCAGCCTTCTCTGGTAAGGTTCGTGTAGTAAAATACGATGGAAACGGATATGGTAAGTATATTGTTATCCGCCACAATAATGGACTTGAAACCATTTATGGTCACCTTTCAAAGCAAATAGTAAGTCCAAACCAGACTGTTCGTGCTGGTCAACCTATCGGATTAGGTGGTAATACTGGTCGTTCTACAGGTTCTCACCTTCACTTCGAAACTCGTTTGGCAGGTGTGGCTTTGAATCCAGCACTTTTCTTCGACTTTGCTAACCAAGATGTTACTGGCGACTACTATGTATTCCATCGCAACACTGTAGCGCAAGAGTCAGAGCGTGCAACAGCCGTTCGTGGTACTTCTTCAAGCCTTGGTTACTCTCGTGAGAATATTCAAGGAAGAGGCAACCAAAGTTATAATTCACGTCAGGAGAGAAGCTACAACACTGATTTCTCAAGTCGTACACCACGTAATGAGACAAGTGCTGATAATGGAAAGATTTTCTATCACAAGGTTGCTAATGGCGAAACCTTAGAAACGATAGCCAAACAACATGGCATTAGTATCGATCAGTTGTGTCGTCAGAACCGCATAGGCAGACTGACACGAGTATCAGAGGGACAGCTACTCTCGATTACGAAGTAA
- a CDS encoding 2-C-methyl-D-erythritol 4-phosphate cytidylyltransferase, with protein sequence MGADIPKQFLPVGGKPVLMHTISRFHAYDKDLKVILVLPKEQQAYWKELCEQYHFDEEYQLADGGASRFQSCKNGISMIPTDAVGLVGIHDGVRPFVSCETIARCFDTAQTSKAVIPVLPVTDTLRFIGDSLSGRNVQRSNYKAVQTPQVFDIQLIKKAYEQEESTDFTDDASVVERLGQVVTMVEGNRENIKITTPFDLKVAEVLLFHKP encoded by the coding sequence ATGGGAGCAGATATACCCAAACAGTTTCTTCCTGTGGGTGGGAAACCTGTCCTCATGCACACGATCAGTCGCTTTCATGCCTACGATAAGGATTTGAAAGTTATCCTCGTCCTACCGAAGGAGCAACAAGCGTATTGGAAGGAACTATGTGAGCAGTATCATTTCGATGAGGAGTATCAGTTAGCTGATGGTGGTGCAAGTCGCTTTCAGTCATGTAAAAATGGCATTTCGATGATTCCTACAGATGCTGTTGGACTTGTTGGCATCCATGATGGGGTGCGTCCTTTCGTCTCTTGTGAGACCATTGCACGTTGTTTTGATACTGCTCAGACGTCAAAAGCGGTCATTCCTGTATTGCCTGTTACTGACACTCTGCGTTTTATCGGTGACTCTCTTAGTGGAAGAAACGTACAGCGTAGCAATTATAAAGCCGTACAAACGCCACAGGTCTTTGATATCCAACTTATCAAAAAAGCATACGAACAAGAAGAAAGTACCGATTTTACCGATGATGCGAGCGTTGTTGAACGACTCGGACAAGTGGTAACAATGGTGGAAGGAAATCGTGAGAACATTAAGATTACAACCCCATTCGACTTGAAAGTGGCTGAAGTTCTCTTATTTCATAAGCCATAA
- a CDS encoding ABC transporter ATP-binding protein, which translates to MLNKIKKLFQIPETRYTSKEIFRWLWNAWRGNRKQAILNALIGILSVVVSLATVWAVQHAIDVASHVIEGSIYTAVSIMGALILCDFALSIASVWVKNLLGIKAQNRMQQRMLDRILRSEWHGKESHHSGDVLNRLEFDVANVVSFLTETIPSSVSTLAMFLGAFFYLMSMDWRLAIIIVVMIPLFVLISKVYVRQMRRLTREVRDSDSKVQSVLQETIQHRMLIKTLESDEMIVGKLEGTQHELRRKVVRRTKFSVFSNLVLNFGFAFGYLVAFTWAALRMSAHSLTFGGMTAFLQLVNKIQNPARQLTKLVPAFVSVFTAAERLMELEENPLEEQGDPIELAGPCGIRLNHVSYRYDDAEREILKDLDFDFYPGSCTAILGETGAGKTTLVRMLLALMKPNKGSVEIYNEKESRELTPLMRTNFVYVPQGNTLLSGTIRENLLLGKVDATEEEMIAVLKKSCADFVFHLPLGLDTLCSEQGGGLSEGQAQRIAIARSLLRDRSIMIFDEATSALDPQTERDLLKNILSNHDKTVIFITHRPAVVDYCDQTLTIEKIQ; encoded by the coding sequence ATGCTAAACAAGATAAAGAAACTCTTTCAAATCCCTGAAACGCGTTACACAAGCAAGGAGATATTCCGCTGGTTGTGGAATGCGTGGCGTGGTAATCGTAAGCAGGCGATACTGAATGCTTTGATAGGTATTCTCAGCGTAGTCGTTTCTTTGGCAACTGTTTGGGCTGTTCAACATGCCATTGATGTGGCTTCTCATGTCATAGAGGGCAGTATTTATACCGCAGTGAGCATCATGGGAGCGTTGATACTCTGTGATTTCGCGTTGAGTATAGCCTCTGTGTGGGTAAAGAACCTGTTAGGTATCAAGGCGCAGAACCGTATGCAACAGCGCATGCTTGACCGTATTCTGCGTTCGGAGTGGCACGGAAAAGAGAGTCATCACAGTGGTGACGTACTTAATCGATTGGAATTTGATGTTGCCAATGTGGTTAGTTTTCTCACGGAAACGATACCAAGTTCAGTCTCAACATTGGCTATGTTCCTCGGTGCTTTCTTCTATTTGATGTCGATGGACTGGCGTCTTGCTATTATCATTGTTGTCATGATTCCGCTGTTTGTTCTCATCAGCAAGGTGTATGTACGCCAGATGAGACGACTGACACGTGAAGTTCGCGACTCAGACTCAAAGGTTCAGAGTGTTTTGCAAGAAACGATTCAGCATAGAATGCTCATCAAGACACTTGAAAGTGACGAGATGATTGTTGGAAAGTTAGAGGGAACACAACACGAGTTGCGCCGTAAGGTAGTGCGAAGAACGAAGTTTTCTGTATTCTCAAACCTTGTTTTGAACTTTGGGTTTGCCTTTGGTTATCTTGTTGCTTTCACGTGGGCAGCCCTCCGTATGTCGGCTCATTCGCTGACTTTTGGCGGTATGACAGCCTTCTTACAGTTGGTAAATAAGATTCAGAATCCTGCTCGTCAATTAACGAAATTAGTACCTGCTTTTGTCTCAGTATTCACTGCTGCCGAGCGATTAATGGAGTTAGAGGAGAATCCTTTAGAGGAACAAGGAGACCCAATCGAACTCGCTGGACCTTGTGGTATTCGTTTGAACCATGTCAGCTATCGTTATGATGATGCCGAACGAGAGATATTGAAGGATCTTGACTTCGATTTCTACCCAGGCTCTTGTACGGCTATTCTTGGTGAGACAGGTGCTGGAAAGACAACGCTTGTACGTATGCTCCTTGCCTTGATGAAGCCTAATAAGGGCTCTGTAGAGATTTATAACGAAAAAGAAAGCAGAGAGTTGACACCGCTCATGCGTACCAATTTTGTCTATGTCCCTCAAGGTAACACACTTCTTAGTGGCACTATCCGTGAGAACCTACTACTCGGTAAGGTCGATGCTACGGAAGAAGAGATGATTGCAGTACTTAAGAAGAGCTGTGCTGACTTTGTTTTCCATCTTCCTTTGGGACTCGATACGCTCTGTTCAGAGCAGGGAGGAGGACTCAGTGAAGGACAGGCACAACGCATTGCCATAGCTCGTTCGTTACTGCGTGACCGTAGTATCATGATATTTGATGAGGCAACGTCAGCCCTTGACCCACAGACAGAGCGCGACCTCTTGAAGAATATACTCTCCAATCACGATAAAACGGTGATTTTTATCACCCATCGTCCAGCAGTTGTTGACTATTGTGACCAGACGTTGACCATAGAAAAAATACAATAA
- a CDS encoding glycosyltransferase family 2 protein yields MITFSVVTITYNAASVLQPTLDSVLMQDYPHVEHIIIDGASTDNTLEIAKAYQQQSDEAENEHIVRIQSEPDEGLYDAMNKGLQQATGDYIVFLNAGDRFPNPDTLDKVVLAAVVGDGEELPAVLFGDTDIIDEKGNFITHRRLSPSERLTWRSFRYGMLVCHQAFYARLDIARSLLYDTTYRYSADVDWCIRVMKEGERQQLLLRNIHAVVANYVREGQTTLHHKESLRERFDVMCKHYGLVQTVFLHAWFAVRSLIK; encoded by the coding sequence ATGATCACATTTTCAGTAGTCACTATAACCTATAATGCAGCTTCGGTTCTGCAACCGACACTTGACAGTGTGCTCATGCAGGACTATCCCCATGTGGAACATATCATCATTGATGGAGCTTCAACAGACAACACTTTAGAGATTGCTAAAGCCTATCAGCAGCAGTCTGACGAGGCTGAGAATGAGCATATCGTACGTATTCAAAGCGAGCCAGACGAAGGACTTTATGACGCAATGAATAAAGGCTTACAGCAAGCTACTGGCGACTATATTGTCTTTCTGAATGCAGGTGACCGCTTCCCTAATCCCGACACATTAGACAAGGTGGTACTTGCTGCAGTTGTTGGAGATGGTGAGGAACTCCCTGCCGTCCTCTTTGGCGATACAGACATCATTGATGAAAAGGGCAACTTTATTACCCACCGCAGGCTAAGTCCATCAGAACGACTCACATGGCGCTCTTTCCGTTATGGTATGTTGGTATGCCATCAAGCATTTTATGCTCGCTTAGACATCGCTCGTTCACTATTATATGATACGACTTATCGCTATTCAGCAGATGTAGATTGGTGTATACGTGTCATGAAAGAGGGCGAACGTCAGCAACTCCTTTTGCGCAATATCCATGCTGTAGTAGCAAATTATGTACGAGAAGGACAGACAACCCTTCATCACAAAGAGTCACTCCGTGAGCGTTTTGATGTGATGTGTAAGCACTATGGATTGGTCCAAACAGTCTTCCTCCATGCATGGTTTGCTGTGCGTAGTTTGATAAAATAG
- a CDS encoding anaerobic sulfatase-maturation protein — translation MNTIDPFSHPMYIMLKPAGSLCNLRCKYCYYLEKSKLYDDNKNHVITDALLEKFIKEYIEAQTTPQVLFTWHGGETLMRPISFYRRALELQRYYARGRQIDNSIQTNGVLLNDEWCRFFKENNFLVGVSIDGPQEFHDEYRRNAMGKPSFHQVMKGIDLLNKNGVEWNALAVVNDFNADYPLDFYHFFKEIGCRYIQFTPIVERIIKRTDGLTLAPGMQEGGELTDFSVTAEQWGNFLCTIFDEWVHHDVGEYYIQLFDATLANWVGVAPGICTMAKECGHAGVMEYNGDVYSCDHFVYPEHKLGNLSHHTIYEMMNSDRQKDFSKMKYRLLPQQCKECKYQFACHGECPKNRFIRDCYGNPGLNYLCKGYYQFFEHVAPYMDFMKNELENQRPPANIMNQVFGK, via the coding sequence ATGAATACCATTGATCCCTTTAGTCATCCCATGTATATCATGCTGAAGCCAGCTGGTTCGCTTTGTAACCTGCGGTGTAAGTATTGTTATTACCTGGAGAAGAGTAAGCTATATGACGATAATAAGAATCATGTTATTACCGATGCGTTACTTGAAAAATTCATCAAGGAATACATCGAGGCACAGACAACGCCACAAGTCCTCTTCACATGGCATGGCGGCGAGACCTTAATGCGCCCTATATCCTTCTATCGTCGTGCATTAGAACTACAACGCTATTATGCTCGTGGTCGTCAGATAGATAATAGTATTCAGACAAATGGGGTCCTATTAAACGATGAATGGTGCCGTTTCTTCAAAGAGAATAACTTCCTTGTAGGTGTTTCTATTGATGGTCCACAGGAGTTCCATGATGAGTATCGCCGTAATGCAATGGGCAAACCTTCTTTCCATCAGGTGATGAAGGGTATTGACCTATTGAATAAAAATGGGGTTGAGTGGAATGCTCTCGCCGTTGTCAACGACTTTAATGCAGACTATCCGTTAGACTTTTATCACTTCTTCAAGGAGATTGGCTGCCGTTATATACAGTTTACACCTATCGTAGAGCGTATTATTAAGCGTACAGATGGGCTAACCTTAGCACCAGGAATGCAGGAAGGTGGCGAACTAACCGACTTCTCTGTGACGGCTGAACAATGGGGTAATTTCCTCTGTACTATCTTCGATGAGTGGGTACACCATGATGTAGGCGAATACTATATACAGCTTTTTGATGCCACTTTAGCAAATTGGGTTGGCGTTGCACCAGGTATTTGCACTATGGCAAAGGAGTGTGGGCACGCGGGTGTAATGGAGTATAATGGTGACGTTTACTCTTGTGACCACTTTGTTTATCCAGAGCATAAGCTTGGAAATCTATCGCATCATACCATCTATGAGATGATGAATAGCGACCGACAGAAGGACTTTTCCAAGATGAAGTATAGACTTCTTCCACAACAGTGTAAGGAGTGCAAGTATCAGTTTGCTTGTCATGGAGAGTGTCCGAAGAATCGTTTTATTCGCGATTGTTACGGCAATCCAGGACTTAACTATCTCTGCAAGGGGTATTATCAGTTCTTCGAGCATGTAGCACCTTATATGGACTTTATGAAGAACGAGTTGGAGAATCAGCGCCCACCGGCTAATATAATGAATCAAGTGTTCGGGAAGTAA
- a CDS encoding RNA polymerase sigma factor: MKKVSFRNDVLPLKNELFRIALRITLNRAEAEDIVQDTLIKVWNRRYEWENIDSIEAFSLTVCRNLSLDRIKKKENNNDSLENVKVAEPLASSNPQDRMIEEDKISLVKQIVDALPEKQRSCMQLRDFEGKSYKEIAEILEISEEQVKVNIFRARQTVKQKYLKLDNYGL, translated from the coding sequence ATGAAGAAAGTCAGTTTCCGTAACGATGTGTTGCCGTTGAAGAATGAACTCTTCCGGATTGCACTCCGTATCACGCTCAACAGAGCTGAGGCTGAGGACATCGTTCAGGACACACTGATAAAGGTCTGGAACCGCCGATACGAGTGGGAAAACATCGATTCTATCGAAGCATTTAGCCTCACCGTATGTCGAAACCTCTCGCTCGACCGCATCAAAAAGAAGGAAAACAACAATGATTCTTTGGAAAATGTGAAAGTAGCTGAGCCTCTCGCTTCATCTAATCCTCAAGACCGAATGATTGAAGAGGATAAAATCAGTCTCGTTAAACAGATTGTAGACGCTCTCCCAGAGAAACAAAGAAGCTGTATGCAGCTAAGAGATTTTGAAGGAAAGTCATACAAAGAGATTGCTGAAATACTCGAAATCAGCGAAGAGCAAGTGAAAGTTAACATCTTTAGAGCTCGACAGACGGTCAAACAAAAATACTTGAAATTAGACAATTATGGATTATAA